From a region of the Alnus glutinosa chromosome 1, dhAlnGlut1.1, whole genome shotgun sequence genome:
- the LOC133858574 gene encoding 3'-5' exonuclease — MEWDQPLTEQDLQAIDAALQSATSSFRNKKQRCSPDVRDHAVISDPPKTLRRLPSSLAALQHPNPLLSPCQAVNVRTRYPALKFGGRIVYSRTAIEVENAAEELLKNLEAGKRESGQVVLGFDIEWRPTFQRGVSTGKAAVLQICVDTSHCHVMHIFHSGITQSLQFLLEDPIILKVGVGIANDAVKVFKDYNASIKAVEDLSYLANQKLGGDPRKWSLASLTEMLISKELQKPDKIRLGNWETKFLSKEQLEYAATDAFASWYLYQVLKGLSNREDVAPDKGIEDLKSVAS; from the exons ATGGAGTGGGATCAACCCTTGACAGAGCAAGATCTCCAAGCCATCGACGCCGCCTTACAGTCCGCCACTTCCTCTTTTCGCAACAAGAAACAACGATGCAGCCCTGATGTCCGAGACCACGCCGTAATATCTGATCCCCCCAAGACTCTCCGTCGATTGCCCAGTTCCCTTGCCGCCCTCCAACACCCAAATCCACTTCTATCCCCTTGCCAAG CGGTGAATGTGAGGACGAGATACCCAGCGTTGAAGTTTGGGGGTCGCATTGTGTACAGCAGGACCGCCATCGAGGTAGAGAATGCTGCAGAGGAGCTGTTGAAGAACCTCGAAGCAGGGAAAAGAGAGTCGGGTCAAGTCGTACTTGGATTCGACATTGAGTGGCGACCCACTTTCCAAAGAG GTGTTTCGACTGGGAAGGCTGCAGTTTTGCAGATATGTGTGGACACTAGTCATTGCCATGTGATGCATATTTTTCATTCTGGAATTACTCAAAGTTTGCAATTTCTCCTTGAGGATCCTATTATTTTGAAG GTTGGAGTCGGCATTGCCAATGATGCTGTCAAGGTTTTTAAAGACTATAATGCATCCATAAAAGCTGTGGAAGATCTTTCCTATCTCGCTAACCAAAAGCTTGGTGGCGATCCCCGGAAATGGAGTCTTGCATCCCTAACTGAGATGCTTATATCCAAAGAG CTTCAAAAGCCCGACAAAATTAGGCTAGGAAACTGGGAGACTAAATTTCTGTCGAAGGAGCAATTAGAGTATGCTGCCACTGATGCTTTTGCTTCTTGGTATCTCTATCAG GTCTTAAAAGGCCTCTCAAACAGAGAAGATGTTGCTCCAGACAAAGGAATTGAGGATTTGAAAAGTGTGGCATCATAA